The Leucobacter viscericola genome includes a window with the following:
- a CDS encoding ABC transporter permease, producing MTSTIVIDASSAPTTGQTSRAANPHRSNEPRPKLTFGGVVRSERLKLTSLRGVRLTILISILAGLGLSTLIAAQWTGNTDVSSASGDAALQNYLLMVSTAAASFLALVFGVLGVFAVSSEYSSGMILSTLTAVPKRMRVAAAKSIVLGIIATVTALIVVAAGLLVAVAFAPDALGQLGSSVVISGALGTVAYLVLFALFAMGVAGLLRSAAGAIAVVTGVAFVLPVAFQMMSMTGWEWVVNAMNYLPVMLGNTLSQGVVEATSGPGYWGALVSMVIMAAVTLVPAAAIFARRDAR from the coding sequence ATGACTTCAACAATTGTTATTGACGCGAGTAGCGCCCCGACGACGGGGCAGACCTCGCGAGCAGCCAACCCGCATCGCTCGAACGAACCGCGCCCCAAGCTCACGTTCGGGGGAGTCGTTCGTTCGGAACGACTGAAACTCACTTCGCTCCGCGGAGTCCGCCTCACGATCCTCATCTCGATACTCGCGGGGCTCGGGCTCAGCACGCTGATCGCCGCGCAGTGGACTGGAAACACCGACGTGTCGAGCGCGAGCGGTGACGCCGCGCTGCAGAACTACCTCCTGATGGTGTCGACTGCTGCCGCCTCGTTTCTCGCACTGGTGTTTGGTGTGCTCGGTGTTTTCGCGGTGTCGAGTGAGTATTCGAGCGGCATGATTCTCTCGACCCTCACAGCCGTGCCAAAGCGCATGCGGGTCGCTGCGGCAAAGAGCATTGTGCTCGGAATCATCGCCACCGTCACAGCACTCATCGTTGTGGCCGCGGGACTGCTTGTAGCGGTCGCCTTTGCGCCGGACGCGCTCGGGCAACTCGGATCCTCTGTTGTGATCTCGGGTGCCCTCGGCACTGTGGCCTACCTCGTACTATTCGCGCTGTTCGCGATGGGAGTCGCGGGTCTTCTGCGCTCTGCCGCTGGCGCGATCGCCGTTGTGACGGGCGTTGCGTTTGTTCTGCCGGTGGCGTTCCAGATGATGTCAATGACCGGGTGGGAGTGGGTTGTCAACGCGATGAACTACCTCCCCGTGATGCTCGGCAACACCCTGTCACAGGGCGTCGTTGAGGCAACCTCTGGGCCCGGCTACTGGGGTGCGCTCGTCTCCATGGTGATCATGGCGGCGGTGACACTCGTTCCCGCGGCGGCGATCTTTGCGCGGCGAGATGCCCGCTGA
- a CDS encoding ArsR/SmtB family transcription factor has product MNGDDDNSFDDDRVFRALASPVRRRMLDELKISQHTTGSLCAQLPELDRTTVLQHLRVLERAELVTGRKVGRERYLSLAPLPIKHIYDRWISGYMNAAVDLLDRLDSDHA; this is encoded by the coding sequence GTGAATGGTGACGACGACAATAGCTTCGATGACGACCGGGTCTTCAGGGCACTCGCCTCCCCCGTTCGCCGCCGAATGCTCGACGAGCTAAAGATTTCCCAACACACCACGGGATCACTCTGCGCCCAGTTGCCCGAGTTGGACCGCACCACAGTATTGCAACACCTGCGGGTGCTAGAACGCGCTGAACTCGTCACCGGGCGCAAAGTAGGACGGGAGCGATACCTCTCACTTGCACCACTTCCAATCAAGCACATTTACGATCGGTGGATTAGCGGGTATATGAACGCCGCGGTTGATCTGCTCGACCGCTTAGACAGCGACCATGCCTAG
- a CDS encoding helix-turn-helix domain-containing protein: MIARALRCSPTTVRNHIALSGGIRPRPRKRSPYRLSFQEREGISRDITAGVFARTISTRLGRPASTISREIRRKGGRSSYCANIADIQAWEQAKRPRVTKLDLHEGLRELVCLKLAEDWSPQQVAVWLKSAFPDEPEW; the protein is encoded by the coding sequence ATGATCGCCCGTGCACTGCGCTGCTCACCCACTACCGTGCGGAACCACATTGCACTCTCCGGCGGTATCCGCCCCAGACCCAGAAAGCGATCCCCGTATCGTTTGTCCTTCCAGGAACGTGAAGGGATCTCACGCGATATCACCGCAGGGGTCTTCGCCAGAACTATCAGTACACGCTTAGGGCGTCCCGCATCAACCATCTCCCGTGAGATCCGTCGGAAGGGCGGCAGATCCTCCTACTGTGCCAACATCGCTGACATTCAGGCTTGGGAACAAGCGAAACGGCCGCGTGTGACAAAGCTTGACCTTCATGAAGGACTCAGAGAATTGGTATGTCTCAAGCTCGCTGAGGATTGGTCGCCGCAGCAGGTGGCGGTCTGGCTGAAATCTGCGTTCCCCGACGAGCCAGAATGGTAG
- the rpmF gene encoding 50S ribosomal protein L32, with amino-acid sequence MAVPKRKMSRSNTRHRRSAWIAEAPKLVKTVENGKTVYSLPHRARVVEDSQGTPLFLEYKGRKVADA; translated from the coding sequence ATGGCTGTTCCCAAGCGGAAGATGTCGCGCTCGAACACCCGTCACCGCCGTTCGGCATGGATCGCCGAGGCCCCGAAGCTGGTTAAGACCGTTGAAAACGGTAAGACTGTTTACAGCCTCCCGCACCGCGCCCGCGTGGTCGAGGATTCGCAGGGCACCCCCCTGTTCCTCGAGTACAAGGGCCGCAAGGTCGCTGACGCGTAA
- a CDS encoding DivIVA domain-containing protein, producing MSNPTQERTDLANKVINSRFATTKFKAGYDLNDVDDFLDTVARQLRDEPRAEVIAKTIKNAAFRQTKWRDGYNSEQVDRFLDELVKTLRTWQDPDLNLLA from the coding sequence ATGAGCAACCCCACTCAAGAGCGAACTGACCTCGCAAATAAAGTGATCAATTCACGCTTCGCGACCACAAAGTTCAAGGCAGGATACGACCTGAATGACGTCGACGATTTTCTCGACACGGTAGCTAGGCAATTGCGTGACGAACCTCGCGCTGAGGTCATCGCAAAAACCATCAAAAACGCGGCATTTCGGCAGACCAAGTGGCGTGACGGCTACAACTCCGAGCAAGTCGACCGGTTTCTCGATGAGCTAGTTAAAACCCTGCGCACGTGGCAAGATCCTGACCTCAATTTGCTGGCTTGA
- a CDS encoding response regulator — protein sequence MSEPQIRVMLVDDQELIRTGFRLVLLSEPGITVVAEAGDGQHALDELTRLRAESQADAGCDIVLMDVRMPGMNGIAATEQIVARHPDVRVIVLTTFDLDEYAAGAIQAGASGFLLKDARPTELVDAIRRVAAGDAAMAPSVTKRLLEQIRDGGSADSLAASAAAATGEPAADPSTEAFAVLTEREQEVLRLIAEGMNNAEIGGTLFLSESTVKTHVGRVLSKLQLRDRVHAVIFAKQNGM from the coding sequence ATGAGTGAACCCCAAATTCGAGTCATGCTGGTCGACGATCAGGAGTTGATCCGGACCGGCTTTCGGCTTGTTCTGCTTTCAGAACCGGGCATCACCGTTGTTGCGGAAGCCGGTGACGGCCAGCATGCTCTCGATGAGTTGACGCGTTTGCGCGCGGAAAGCCAAGCTGATGCTGGCTGCGACATCGTGCTGATGGACGTGCGCATGCCAGGCATGAACGGGATCGCCGCGACGGAACAGATCGTCGCCCGTCATCCCGATGTGCGAGTGATCGTGCTGACAACCTTTGACCTGGACGAGTATGCGGCTGGAGCTATTCAGGCCGGCGCTAGTGGCTTCCTGCTCAAGGACGCAAGGCCGACCGAACTGGTGGATGCAATCCGCCGTGTCGCTGCGGGAGATGCTGCGATGGCCCCGAGCGTAACCAAGCGGTTGCTCGAACAAATTCGCGATGGTGGATCGGCGGACTCGCTCGCAGCCTCGGCCGCAGCAGCGACTGGGGAGCCTGCGGCTGATCCATCCACCGAGGCGTTCGCGGTGCTTACTGAGCGCGAGCAGGAGGTGCTGCGCCTCATAGCCGAGGGTATGAACAACGCGGAGATTGGTGGCACACTCTTCCTCTCTGAATCGACGGTAAAAACGCACGTCGGTCGTGTGCTCTCGAAGCTGCAACTTCGCGATCGTGTGCACGCGGTGATCTTCGCCAAGCAAAACGGGATGTAG
- a CDS encoding sensor histidine kinase: MTQSMATPQDAAEVRLPRPPGVIRRAFAAHPKAVDITIVVTYFFGATVMTLFDAASNYDGNALGYLAGPVAILSVLRVLAVGAALFFRRRFPFAGLIVVSVAQFGDHGAQMVATSVALYFLLYAVPVYRSVRAGWLALGIALTSTVLSTLVARNLEALGAPSVLVASPVTLGESISITVMSAVWLLAVLMLGINLGNRRRYLQAIIDRAHQLARERDQLAQLAVAEERSRIAREMHDIVAHSVSVMIALSEGASRTMEAAPEAAADAMQRSAETGRTALAEMRRLLGALQEPGAECVELAPQPGTAEIPDLVRGFSDVGLNVSLEIDGQIVGDQSKELAIYRIIQEALTNVLRYAGTATNASVTVRSNTVETVVEVRDSGAAPGVVLPTTGLGSGRGLAGLAERVRVFGGNFESGAQQGAPGWFVRATLPVSPPNQQNEH; this comes from the coding sequence GTGACCCAATCCATGGCAACCCCGCAGGACGCCGCAGAGGTGCGCCTGCCACGCCCGCCGGGAGTGATCCGGCGGGCGTTTGCCGCGCACCCCAAAGCGGTCGACATCACGATTGTTGTGACGTACTTCTTTGGGGCCACAGTGATGACGCTGTTCGATGCGGCTTCAAACTACGACGGCAACGCGCTCGGGTATCTTGCTGGTCCCGTCGCGATTCTGAGTGTACTGCGCGTTCTCGCGGTGGGAGCCGCACTGTTCTTTAGGCGCAGGTTCCCCTTCGCAGGGCTCATCGTGGTGTCAGTCGCGCAGTTCGGCGATCACGGAGCCCAGATGGTCGCGACTTCGGTCGCCCTCTACTTTTTGCTCTATGCAGTTCCGGTGTATCGCAGTGTGAGAGCCGGCTGGCTAGCATTAGGGATCGCGCTGACCTCTACGGTGCTTTCTACCCTTGTGGCGCGCAACCTTGAGGCACTGGGTGCACCGAGCGTGTTGGTTGCATCGCCGGTAACCCTCGGCGAGAGCATTTCAATCACCGTGATGAGTGCGGTCTGGCTGCTCGCGGTGCTCATGCTCGGCATTAACCTCGGAAATCGACGCCGTTATCTGCAAGCAATTATCGACAGGGCGCATCAGCTTGCCCGCGAACGAGACCAACTCGCCCAGCTGGCGGTCGCCGAGGAGCGCAGTCGTATTGCGCGTGAGATGCACGATATTGTGGCGCACTCCGTTTCAGTGATGATCGCTCTCTCTGAGGGGGCATCGCGCACCATGGAAGCTGCCCCGGAGGCAGCCGCGGATGCGATGCAGCGCAGTGCTGAAACTGGTCGAACCGCCCTCGCCGAGATGAGGCGACTCCTGGGTGCTCTGCAGGAGCCCGGGGCAGAATGCGTGGAACTTGCTCCACAACCTGGCACCGCCGAGATTCCGGACTTGGTGCGTGGCTTCAGTGATGTTGGACTCAACGTCAGCCTTGAAATTGATGGTCAGATTGTTGGGGACCAGAGCAAAGAACTCGCCATTTATCGCATCATTCAGGAGGCACTCACCAACGTGCTGCGATACGCGGGAACCGCCACCAACGCGTCAGTGACCGTTCGAAGCAACACTGTCGAGACCGTCGTAGAAGTACGCGACTCTGGTGCGGCGCCCGGGGTCGTCTTGCCCACCACTGGTTTGGGGTCTGGTCGGGGCCTTGCCGGGCTAGCAGAGCGTGTACGCGTGTTTGGTGGCAACTTTGAATCCGGAGCCCAACAGGGAGCGCCGGGATGGTTTGTTCGAGCCACACTTCCAGTGAGCCCGCCTAATCAACAGAATGAGCATTGA
- a CDS encoding SRPBCC family protein yields the protein MNTHSELADLSFTVSGRIARPCAEVYEAVADPEQLSRYFTTGGAKGRLKAGEQVQWDFADFPGAFPVTVIEDVPPRRIVIEWGNVATTSEKGMTRVVFEFEPIDAGSRTLVTITESSWQPNREGAKAAFGNCEGWTGMLAALKVWLEHGINLREGFYK from the coding sequence ATGAATACACATTCTGAGCTCGCTGATCTCTCATTCACCGTCTCCGGTCGTATCGCTCGTCCGTGCGCGGAGGTATACGAAGCCGTAGCCGATCCCGAGCAGCTTTCGCGCTACTTCACCACCGGCGGCGCAAAGGGGCGTCTGAAAGCTGGAGAGCAGGTTCAGTGGGACTTCGCCGATTTTCCCGGCGCTTTCCCTGTGACCGTGATCGAAGACGTGCCGCCGCGCAGGATTGTCATCGAGTGGGGCAATGTTGCCACGACTAGCGAGAAGGGTATGACCAGGGTCGTCTTTGAGTTTGAGCCCATTGACGCTGGTTCTCGAACGCTGGTGACAATCACCGAATCTTCATGGCAGCCGAACCGCGAGGGCGCTAAAGCGGCGTTTGGTAACTGCGAAGGATGGACCGGCATGCTTGCAGCGCTCAAGGTCTGGCTGGAACACGGTATCAATCTGCGCGAAGGGTTTTATAAGTGA
- the arr gene encoding NAD(+)--rifampin ADP-ribosyltransferase, which translates to MTKALDEGPFFHGTTADLKAGDVLTSGHRSNYRPEVVMNHVYFTALVDGAGLAAELAAELSGGGATPHVYEVAPTGGFENDPNVTDKKFPGNPTRSYRSAAPLRIVREITDWTRLSPEALQLWRDRLISIPPHERGEILN; encoded by the coding sequence ATGACTAAGGCTCTCGATGAAGGTCCGTTCTTTCACGGCACTACTGCTGATTTGAAAGCGGGAGACGTTCTCACCTCCGGGCACCGCTCGAACTATCGCCCAGAGGTCGTGATGAACCACGTCTATTTCACCGCGCTGGTCGACGGTGCAGGCCTCGCGGCAGAGCTCGCCGCGGAACTTTCTGGCGGCGGCGCGACCCCGCACGTCTACGAGGTCGCGCCGACGGGAGGGTTTGAGAACGATCCGAACGTGACCGACAAGAAGTTTCCCGGCAACCCGACCCGCTCCTACCGCAGCGCTGCTCCGCTTCGCATCGTTCGCGAGATCACGGATTGGACCCGTCTTTCCCCTGAGGCTCTGCAGTTGTGGCGGGATCGCCTCATTTCGATTCCCCCGCACGAGCGGGGCGAGATCCTGAACTAA
- a CDS encoding IS30 family transposase, translating into MPLQAKKAGATFTNRETSEHGQIAKALGSEVYFSAPGSPWQRGSNENTNRLIRQYLPKKTDHSLLTQAELDRIAERINTRPINESNGFVNSDRSWRKLGREFAGWQALVLVQQGRGGVSLNRVAKSLSDYL; encoded by the coding sequence ATCCCTCTACAGGCCAAAAAGGCTGGCGCTACCTTCACTAATAGGGAAACGTCGGAGCATGGGCAGATTGCGAAAGCTCTCGGGAGCGAGGTCTACTTCTCTGCTCCAGGTTCTCCCTGGCAGCGCGGCAGCAACGAGAACACGAATCGGCTCATCCGTCAGTACCTCCCCAAGAAGACAGACCATTCCCTTCTCACCCAGGCTGAGCTGGATCGTATCGCGGAACGCATCAACACTAGGCCGATCAATGAATCTAACGGTTTTGTGAATTCAGACCGGTCGTGGAGAAAACTAGGCCGCGAGTTCGCAGGTTGGCAAGCGCTCGTCCTGGTTCAGCAAGGCCGAGGTGGCGTATCCCTCAACCGGGTAGCGAAGTCGTTGAGCGACTACCTCTAG
- the coaD gene encoding pantetheine-phosphate adenylyltransferase: MSKIAVVPGSFDPVTLGHLDVVRRAASIFDEVHVLVVHNPGKDAMLPISERLNLIQKSLDEDPDMPDNIRVASWSVGLLVDYCTEVGASVLVKGIRSQIDVAYETPMVLMNRSLANVETVFMLPDPEHAHVSSTLVRQVAALGGDVSPYVPAPVARFLAKVRPA; encoded by the coding sequence ATGAGCAAGATAGCGGTAGTGCCCGGATCGTTTGACCCGGTCACACTTGGACACCTAGACGTGGTTCGTCGCGCGGCCAGCATTTTTGATGAGGTGCACGTGTTGGTGGTGCACAACCCAGGAAAAGACGCGATGCTGCCAATTTCAGAGCGCCTGAATCTCATTCAGAAGTCGCTCGACGAAGACCCGGACATGCCAGATAACATTCGTGTTGCCTCGTGGTCCGTTGGGCTTCTGGTTGATTACTGCACCGAGGTTGGTGCTTCCGTCCTTGTGAAGGGCATCCGATCCCAGATCGATGTTGCGTACGAGACCCCCATGGTGCTCATGAACCGCAGTCTTGCAAACGTCGAGACGGTGTTCATGCTGCCTGACCCCGAGCACGCTCATGTTTCGAGCACACTGGTGCGCCAGGTCGCAGCGCTCGGCGGAGATGTGAGCCCATATGTTCCCGCGCCCGTGGCGCGTTTTCTCGCGAAGGTGAGGCCCGCATAA
- a CDS encoding AraC family transcriptional regulator, protein MIAELNTLVGLVEDNLTQDINVAVLSTKLGTTEYHLRRVFSSLAGMPLSEYIRRRRMTVATAEVTKGDNLLGIAVRYGYGSTEAFGRVFRSVHGVSPGDVRRDGGPLHPQSQLRFRLSVEGKDTMDTRIADQPAFQLIGHAARVPLIHEGPNPHIKVHIASLPTTEHTRLKELSNTEPTGLLQVSAEVDPDYAEGSELTYLHGVAVTDATLVAEDLDVIEVPAGEWAVFRVEGAYPEALQETWAATATDWFPSNPWRLRPGPSLVAVLDRVADFSTATCELWLPVERG, encoded by the coding sequence GTGATCGCTGAACTGAACACACTTGTCGGTCTTGTCGAAGACAACCTGACGCAAGACATCAACGTGGCCGTGTTGTCCACCAAACTCGGCACGACGGAATACCACCTGCGACGAGTGTTTTCGTCTCTAGCGGGCATGCCGCTCTCGGAATACATTCGACGCCGTCGCATGACGGTGGCAACAGCCGAGGTCACCAAAGGCGACAACCTCTTGGGCATTGCAGTGCGCTACGGCTATGGATCGACCGAAGCGTTCGGCCGAGTGTTTCGTTCGGTGCACGGTGTGAGTCCGGGAGATGTGCGGCGAGATGGCGGTCCCCTTCACCCACAATCGCAACTCAGGTTTCGCCTGAGCGTAGAAGGAAAAGACACCATGGACACTCGCATCGCCGATCAACCCGCATTTCAACTCATCGGACACGCGGCCCGCGTTCCGCTCATCCACGAAGGACCAAATCCCCACATCAAAGTGCACATCGCCTCCTTGCCAACAACCGAGCACACTCGGTTGAAAGAATTGAGCAACACGGAACCCACCGGATTACTGCAGGTCAGCGCCGAGGTTGATCCAGATTATGCAGAGGGCAGCGAGCTGACCTACTTGCACGGAGTAGCCGTCACCGACGCAACGCTCGTGGCGGAGGATCTCGACGTCATCGAAGTGCCCGCGGGTGAGTGGGCTGTGTTCCGCGTCGAAGGGGCATATCCCGAAGCTCTGCAAGAAACCTGGGCGGCCACCGCGACGGATTGGTTCCCATCAAACCCCTGGCGTTTGCGACCCGGTCCGTCACTTGTTGCAGTGTTAGATCGTGTCGCTGATTTCAGCACTGCCACGTGCGAGCTATGGCTTCCGGTCGAGCGAGGTTGA
- a CDS encoding YciI family protein produces the protein MYVIVIDYLAELAQIDEALDSHVSWLEEQYNAGLFLASGRQEPRTGGLIFATGSRSDIEAAISNDPFATLGLARHTMIEFHPSKFGGALASDEVRQALA, from the coding sequence GTGTACGTTATCGTGATCGATTATCTCGCAGAGCTTGCCCAAATTGACGAGGCTCTCGACTCCCATGTGTCGTGGCTCGAGGAACAGTACAACGCTGGATTATTCCTTGCCTCTGGGCGCCAAGAACCTCGCACTGGTGGGCTCATCTTTGCAACGGGATCTAGGTCGGATATCGAAGCTGCGATCTCAAATGATCCGTTTGCAACGCTTGGGCTTGCTCGCCACACGATGATCGAGTTTCACCCGTCTAAATTCGGAGGCGCGCTGGCCTCAGACGAGGTTCGTCAGGCCTTGGCCTAG
- a CDS encoding YceD family protein, with translation MTEAKGASARVYEENIRDIQNRPGEMRERSRTFAVPEKLGEALAEIPEGTEMTLDVRLESVHEGILASTKVQTTMSAECGRCLKNFTTPFQVEFQELFAYTPTEAEEYGVHGDHVDLEPPLRDAVVLALPFQPVCRPDCPGLDPESGELREAEAVVVPNVDIDPRWAALAGFEAEDEPDSGGTPESTRN, from the coding sequence ATGACTGAGGCTAAGGGCGCTTCGGCGCGCGTATACGAAGAGAACATCCGGGACATTCAGAACCGTCCCGGTGAGATGCGTGAGCGATCCCGCACCTTTGCCGTCCCGGAGAAGCTGGGGGAGGCGCTCGCTGAGATTCCAGAGGGCACTGAGATGACCCTCGACGTGCGTCTCGAGTCGGTGCACGAGGGCATCCTGGCGTCTACGAAAGTGCAGACGACCATGTCCGCCGAGTGCGGTCGCTGCCTGAAAAATTTCACCACGCCGTTTCAAGTCGAGTTTCAGGAGCTTTTCGCGTATACTCCTACGGAGGCCGAAGAGTATGGGGTTCACGGTGATCACGTGGATCTTGAACCCCCGCTCCGAGACGCGGTAGTGCTTGCACTGCCGTTTCAGCCTGTGTGTCGCCCGGACTGTCCGGGACTCGATCCCGAGTCCGGTGAGCTGCGCGAGGCCGAGGCTGTAGTGGTGCCCAACGTAGATATTGATCCGCGGTGGGCAGCGCTGGCAGGCTTTGAAGCTGAAGATGAACCTGATTCGGGTGGTACGCCCGAGTCGACACGCAACTAG
- a CDS encoding helix-turn-helix transcriptional regulator — protein MNTRISELRQNLGWSQERLASESGVATRTIQRLEAGNDVSLETLSLIADALDVSVEELFTDVAAEGAVKAASDFENRKREQVAGRAREIHGWRLLYIGIGVIVTILISALVTLGSLPSTLFIIAGAYWAGGALILRFLVSSVLSARLDRRYPLTVPHR, from the coding sequence ATGAATACACGAATTAGTGAGCTTAGACAGAATCTCGGCTGGAGTCAGGAGCGCCTCGCTTCTGAGAGCGGAGTTGCGACACGCACCATCCAGCGCCTTGAAGCCGGGAATGACGTGAGTCTCGAAACTCTTTCGCTCATCGCGGACGCACTAGATGTGAGTGTCGAGGAGCTATTCACTGACGTTGCGGCGGAAGGGGCAGTAAAAGCGGCATCGGATTTTGAGAACAGGAAACGAGAACAAGTAGCAGGCCGTGCCCGTGAGATCCATGGATGGCGTTTGCTGTACATCGGAATCGGAGTGATCGTGACAATTCTGATTTCAGCCCTCGTCACACTCGGGAGTCTCCCCTCGACGCTTTTCATCATCGCTGGTGCATACTGGGCAGGTGGGGCACTTATCTTGCGCTTCCTTGTCAGCAGCGTTCTGTCGGCCCGTCTCGACCGCCGGTACCCGCTGACAGTCCCCCATCGCTAG
- the mutM gene encoding bifunctional DNA-formamidopyrimidine glycosylase/DNA-(apurinic or apyrimidinic site) lyase: MPELPEVEVVRAGLAPAVTGATVAGVEVRDPRALKRHVPIGGSASDGGHGVTLETAEGVRRAADFERRVTGLRLLAPQRRGKFLWVPIEGGSEQALLAHLGMSGQMLLRALDAPDDRFVRIRLWIEHPEHGEMRLDFADQRLFGSLALDSLIADGGEPASLPAQASHIARDPLDPLFDDAVFVASLRRRGTAVKRALLDQTLLSGVGNIYADEALWAARIHPETAGSALSERKAFGLLAELRAVFAKALAEGGTSFDEQYVNVNGQAGYFAHSLNAYGRTGETCPRCGEPIRRIQFGGRSSHFCPRCQRRR, encoded by the coding sequence GTGCCTGAGCTACCCGAGGTAGAGGTCGTTCGCGCGGGACTCGCACCCGCGGTGACCGGAGCCACGGTTGCTGGCGTTGAGGTGCGGGATCCGCGTGCCCTCAAGCGGCACGTGCCCATTGGCGGATCCGCCAGCGATGGCGGGCACGGCGTGACACTTGAAACCGCAGAGGGTGTGCGCCGCGCCGCCGACTTTGAGCGACGAGTCACGGGACTCCGGCTGCTCGCACCGCAACGACGGGGCAAGTTCTTGTGGGTACCGATCGAAGGCGGTTCTGAGCAAGCGTTACTGGCGCACCTCGGCATGAGTGGCCAGATGCTGTTGCGAGCGCTGGACGCGCCCGATGACCGTTTCGTGCGGATCCGGCTGTGGATCGAGCACCCCGAGCACGGTGAAATGCGCCTCGACTTCGCTGACCAGCGGCTGTTTGGATCCCTCGCGCTTGACTCATTGATTGCTGACGGGGGAGAGCCAGCCTCTTTGCCCGCCCAGGCGAGTCACATCGCGCGCGATCCGCTGGACCCGCTGTTCGATGATGCCGTGTTTGTTGCTTCGTTGCGGCGCCGAGGCACTGCCGTGAAGCGCGCCTTGCTCGACCAGACGCTTCTGAGCGGCGTCGGCAACATCTACGCAGACGAGGCATTGTGGGCCGCGCGGATCCACCCCGAGACTGCGGGGTCTGCGCTCAGCGAGCGCAAAGCGTTTGGTTTGCTGGCTGAGCTTCGAGCGGTGTTCGCGAAGGCTCTCGCTGAGGGTGGCACGAGCTTCGACGAGCAATACGTCAACGTGAATGGCCAGGCGGGGTATTTCGCGCACTCACTGAACGCCTACGGCCGCACGGGAGAGACGTGCCCACGGTGTGGTGAGCCGATTCGCCGCATCCAGTTTGGTGGACGATCTTCGCACTTCTGCCCGCGGTGTCAGCGTAGGCGTTGA
- the rnc gene encoding ribonuclease III, producing the protein MNTQGGPDGFLSSFGVSIDPELFSLALTHRSWAYEHGGAPHNERLEFLGDSILGQAVTVKLYRDYPELTEGELATRRAALVSTVALAEVAHGLGLGSHLRLGKGEELTGGREKDSILADTVEAIIGAVYLSTDTETAAAFVRALIEPLLADPDRFTASLDPKTSLQEAAAARGLPHPPYETSGTGPDHARRFTSRVTLDAARGLGAVTGLGRGTSKKAAELAAARDAMRQLRDSAS; encoded by the coding sequence CTGAATACTCAGGGCGGGCCCGACGGTTTTCTTTCGTCGTTTGGGGTCTCGATTGATCCCGAGCTGTTTTCGCTTGCTCTCACGCACCGATCGTGGGCATACGAGCACGGCGGTGCGCCTCACAACGAGCGCCTTGAGTTCTTGGGTGACTCGATTCTTGGCCAGGCTGTCACGGTCAAGCTGTACCGTGACTACCCAGAGCTGACCGAGGGCGAGCTTGCGACACGTCGTGCGGCCCTCGTATCCACCGTTGCGCTTGCAGAGGTGGCCCACGGTCTCGGACTCGGGTCTCACCTGCGCCTCGGCAAGGGCGAAGAGCTCACCGGCGGCCGTGAGAAGGACTCGATTCTCGCCGATACCGTCGAAGCGATTATCGGGGCCGTGTACTTGTCAACGGACACCGAGACTGCCGCTGCATTCGTGCGCGCATTGATTGAGCCACTGCTGGCTGATCCCGATCGATTTACTGCCTCGTTAGACCCGAAAACCTCTCTGCAGGAGGCTGCGGCGGCCCGCGGGCTGCCACACCCACCGTATGAGACGAGTGGTACCGGGCCAGACCATGCGCGCCGGTTCACCTCGCGAGTGACGCTTGACGCCGCTCGCGGCCTTGGTGCTGTGACGGGACTCGGGCGTGGCACGAGCAAAAAAGCGGCCGAGCTTGCTGCTGCGCGCGACGCAATGCGGCAGTTGCGCGACAGCGCATCTTAG